Proteins from a genomic interval of bacterium:
- a CDS encoding cation:proton antiporter, with product MGPNTILIVAITLIFGVLGARIFKSLKIPQVVGYIIIGIVLGRSGLNLINSTVISEFVPLNFIALGIIGFLVGGELKKEVFKKYGKSLMIILLLEGLGAFIFVTLSMGFLTKNWALAIMLGALASATAPAATVDVLWEYKSAGILTTMVFAIVALDDGLALLLYGFANSISKVIISGQGFSVTAALLKPMYEIIGSMVLGSIVAFIFKGILDLTKKYKHERDLMLSFTFGSILLIIALSNLFKLDLILAEMFFGILFVNIAPYYSKNVFELMKEFSPPIYIIFFVLVGARLKLSSINQSILVGALFYVVARSAGKIIGAYAGATVSKIQTVVRKYLGMCLFSQAGVTIGLAILTAQNFPEIGNIIIGIVTLTTFIVQIIGPPSVKIAITKAGETFRNISEDEMLEKYKVKKVMDTKPTVISVNEPLQSIFNKVAESKYNIYLVCDKNKKLVGIITIDDLKTLINIQSSVALFIAEDIMRPVKHFITPDKKLSEANSILKTYHIDYLPVVKADDNVKLEGLLNVRMIRETIRKETVELQKEVANAGQTLV from the coding sequence TGTAGGATACATTATTATTGGTATTGTTTTAGGCCGGTCCGGTCTTAACCTAATTAATTCTACAGTTATAAGCGAATTTGTGCCCTTAAATTTTATTGCTCTCGGTATTATTGGATTCCTGGTAGGCGGAGAGCTTAAAAAAGAGGTCTTTAAGAAGTACGGCAAGAGCTTGATGATTATACTCCTATTGGAAGGCCTTGGAGCTTTCATCTTTGTAACTCTGTCAATGGGCTTTCTTACAAAAAACTGGGCTCTTGCAATTATGCTGGGAGCACTCGCATCAGCAACTGCGCCTGCGGCTACCGTTGATGTATTGTGGGAATATAAATCTGCCGGTATTCTTACAACTATGGTTTTTGCAATTGTCGCACTCGATGACGGTCTGGCCCTGCTTTTATACGGATTTGCAAATTCAATCTCCAAAGTAATAATTTCCGGGCAGGGCTTTTCTGTAACGGCAGCGCTATTAAAGCCCATGTACGAAATTATTGGGTCAATGGTTCTGGGCTCAATTGTCGCCTTTATTTTTAAAGGGATTCTTGATTTAACAAAAAAGTACAAGCATGAACGAGATTTAATGCTGAGTTTTACTTTTGGCTCTATACTTCTGATTATTGCTCTATCAAATCTGTTCAAATTAGATCTGATTCTGGCTGAAATGTTTTTTGGTATACTGTTCGTAAATATTGCTCCTTATTATTCAAAAAACGTATTTGAACTCATGAAAGAATTTTCACCTCCGATATATATTATATTTTTTGTTCTGGTAGGAGCAAGGTTAAAGTTATCATCTATAAATCAAAGTATTCTGGTCGGGGCTTTATTCTATGTTGTTGCCAGAAGTGCGGGGAAGATAATAGGTGCCTATGCGGGCGCGACTGTCAGTAAAATACAAACGGTTGTAAGAAAATATCTGGGAATGTGTCTTTTTTCACAAGCTGGTGTTACTATAGGGCTTGCAATACTTACTGCCCAAAATTTCCCGGAGATAGGGAATATAATAATCGGCATAGTCACTCTAACTACTTTCATCGTACAAATAATCGGGCCTCCTTCTGTTAAAATTGCCATAACAAAAGCAGGTGAGACTTTCAGGAATATCAGTGAAGATGAAATGCTTGAAAAATACAAGGTTAAGAAAGTGATGGATACAAAACCGACTGTTATTTCTGTGAATGAACCTTTACAGTCTATTTTCAATAAAGTAGCAGAAAGCAAATACAATATTTATCTGGTTTGCGATAAAAATAAAAAGTTAGTCGGAATTATTACAATTGATGATTTAAAGACTTTAATAAATATACAGTCATCGGTTGCTCTTTTTATTGCAGAGGATATAATGCGGCCGGTAAAACATTTTATTACTCCGGATAAAAAATTAAGTGAAGCGAACAGCATTCTTAAAACCTATCATATAGATTATCTTCCTGTAGTTAAAGCAGATGATAATGTGAAATTGGAAGGGTTGTTGAATGTGAGAATGATTAGAGAAACTATCAGAAAAGAGACGGTTGAACTCCAGAAAGAAGTAGCTAATGCAGGCCAGACTCTTGTTTAA